One window from the genome of Mucilaginibacter ginsenosidivorans encodes:
- the tgt gene encoding tRNA guanosine(34) transglycosylase Tgt — protein MKFNLTAQDPLSKARAGEITTDHGAIQTPIFMPVGTAGTVKAVHQRELKNDIEAQIILGNTYHLYLRPGLDTLEKAGGLHKFNGWDGPILTDSGGYQVYSLTDVRKIKEEGVTFRSHIDGSKHLFTPENVMDTQRIIGADIIMALDECTPYPCEYGYARKSIEMTHRWLKRCCDRFDSTEPKYGYSQTLFPIVQGSVYKDLRVRSAEVIASFEREGNAIGGLSVGEPAEEMYAMTEVVCDILPKQKPRYLMGVGTPVNILENIALGIDMFDCVMPTRNARNGMLFTKEGIINIRNEKWKNDFTPIEADSDLFADVCYTKAYLRHLVHSGEILGAQIATLHNLHFYLWLVKEARKKIIAGEFYDWKEKMVKRLGQRL, from the coding sequence ATGAAATTTAATTTAACTGCACAGGACCCGCTTTCAAAAGCCCGCGCGGGTGAGATCACAACCGATCACGGTGCTATACAAACACCTATTTTTATGCCGGTAGGTACCGCCGGGACGGTTAAAGCTGTGCACCAGCGTGAACTGAAGAACGACATTGAAGCGCAGATCATATTGGGCAACACCTACCATCTTTACCTGAGGCCGGGGCTTGACACGCTTGAAAAAGCAGGCGGACTGCATAAATTTAACGGATGGGACGGCCCTATCCTTACGGACAGCGGCGGATACCAGGTGTATTCCCTTACCGATGTGCGTAAAATAAAAGAAGAAGGTGTCACTTTTCGTTCGCATATCGATGGTTCAAAACATTTGTTCACGCCAGAAAATGTGATGGATACCCAGCGAATCATCGGCGCAGATATTATCATGGCGCTGGACGAATGCACACCCTACCCCTGCGAATACGGCTATGCGCGAAAATCCATAGAGATGACACATCGCTGGCTAAAACGCTGCTGCGACCGTTTCGATAGCACCGAACCTAAATACGGATATAGCCAAACGCTCTTTCCTATTGTGCAGGGATCAGTTTATAAAGATCTGCGGGTAAGATCGGCAGAAGTTATCGCATCATTTGAACGCGAAGGCAATGCCATTGGCGGATTATCTGTGGGCGAACCCGCTGAGGAAATGTATGCCATGACAGAAGTTGTGTGCGATATATTACCAAAGCAAAAACCACGTTACCTGATGGGCGTAGGTACGCCGGTAAATATTTTGGAAAATATTGCGTTAGGTATTGATATGTTCGACTGTGTGATGCCCACGCGCAATGCCCGTAATGGTATGCTTTTCACAAAAGAGGGCATCATCAATATCCGTAACGAGAAGTGGAAAAACGATTTTACGCCGATCGAGGCCGACAGCGACCTGTTTGCGGATGTATGTTATACAAAAGCTTATCTTCGTCACCTGGTGCATTCGGGAGAAATTTTGGGCGCACAGATAGCTACTTTGCATAACCTGCATTTTTACCTGTGGCTGGTGAAAGAAGCACGCAAGAAAATAATAGCCGGCGAATTTTATGACTGGAAAGAAAAAATGGTTAAACGCCTGGGCCAACGATTGTAA
- a CDS encoding LptF/LptG family permease, with protein sequence MKRLFSKYLKVIDWYIINKYLGTFVFTLGIFTVITVVFDIAEHIDNFLKSGASLHDIAFKYYAGFIPFYLNLLEPLINFIAVILFTARMANQTEIVPILSSKASFARFLRPYFVSASLIFVVSLFANVYLIPFTNRLKVDFENKNFSDGSDPSKSEVHMQLDKHTFVFVKSFDNSTKTGFEFIMEKFNGDTMTEKWVAQNISYDSLKRKWTLKNYSLRRINGLKESMIWHGAAKDTTLDMKPVDFEIRDNAYSAMSTQLLNKNIEKAKLRGTGELMDMEFEKYNRFVYPLSTFVLTLIGVSMSSRKVRGGIGLPLGIGILLCFAYIVVERFALVFSTKGGAPALLSVFVPNVLFGILGYVLLLKAPK encoded by the coding sequence ATGAAGCGATTGTTCAGCAAATATCTTAAGGTGATCGACTGGTATATTATCAATAAGTACCTGGGCACTTTTGTATTTACGCTGGGCATATTTACCGTTATTACCGTTGTTTTTGACATTGCCGAACACATCGACAATTTTTTGAAATCGGGGGCAAGTTTGCACGATATTGCTTTCAAATATTACGCAGGCTTCATCCCTTTTTATTTGAACCTGCTCGAGCCTCTGATCAATTTCATCGCGGTTATCCTGTTCACCGCACGGATGGCCAATCAAACGGAAATTGTACCTATATTAAGTTCAAAGGCGAGTTTTGCCCGGTTCTTACGGCCCTATTTTGTTTCCGCTTCGCTGATATTTGTTGTGTCACTGTTTGCTAATGTTTATCTTATCCCTTTCACCAACAGGTTAAAAGTTGATTTCGAGAATAAAAATTTTAGCGATGGCAGCGATCCGTCCAAAAGCGAGGTACACATGCAACTGGATAAGCATACTTTCGTTTTTGTGAAATCATTCGATAATTCCACTAAAACAGGATTTGAGTTTATCATGGAGAAGTTTAACGGCGATACCATGACCGAAAAATGGGTGGCTCAGAATATTTCATACGATTCGCTCAAACGGAAATGGACCCTAAAAAACTATAGCCTGCGCCGTATTAACGGTTTAAAGGAATCGATGATATGGCATGGTGCTGCTAAAGATACCACGCTGGATATGAAGCCCGTGGACTTCGAGATCAGGGACAATGCTTACAGCGCCATGTCGACCCAACTTCTCAACAAAAATATAGAAAAGGCTAAACTACGTGGTACGGGCGAACTCATGGACATGGAATTTGAAAAGTACAATCGCTTCGTGTACCCGTTATCTACCTTCGTACTTACGCTCATCGGCGTTTCCATGTCGTCGCGTAAGGTGCGCGGAGGGATAGGACTGCCCCTTGGTATCGGCATCCTGCTTTGTTTCGCTTATATCGTGGTCGAAAGGTTTGCATTGGTTTTCTCTACAAAAGGCGGCGCGCCGGCGTTATTATCAGTATTTGTACCTAATGTATTGTTTGGTATATTGGGCTACGTTCTGTTATTAAAAGCGCCAAAGTAA
- a CDS encoding DMT family transporter: MPPETAPATLNKNLVILHFTVFIWGFTGILGKLISVSAVHLVWYRVLIASLSLFFYFRFNRTEFKVSKATFFKLIFTGALVGAHWILFFLSIKLSTVSVALVCFSSLTLFTAILEPLINKKRISGLEIISGLLIILGIFVIFKFETQYTKGIIAGLVCAVCASLFSIINARQVRHYQAPVIAFYELSGAFVWISIYLLFTNGFGQSMALSRSDFGYLFLLGTVCTSLAYVAGVSVMRELSPFRVALITNLEPVYGIIMSFLFFGDMNKMTTGFWVGAVIILSTIFLFPVAQKQLTRRKK; encoded by the coding sequence ATGCCACCCGAAACCGCACCGGCAACGCTCAACAAAAACCTGGTTATTCTGCATTTTACCGTTTTTATCTGGGGGTTCACAGGTATACTCGGTAAACTGATCAGCGTATCGGCAGTTCACCTGGTATGGTACCGCGTACTCATCGCTTCCCTGTCATTATTCTTTTATTTCCGCTTCAACCGAACGGAATTCAAAGTAAGTAAAGCCACGTTTTTTAAGCTCATCTTTACTGGTGCGCTGGTGGGGGCACATTGGATATTGTTCTTTTTGTCCATTAAATTATCTACGGTTTCCGTGGCCCTGGTGTGCTTCTCGTCGCTCACTTTATTCACCGCTATACTGGAGCCGCTCATCAATAAAAAAAGGATATCTGGTCTCGAGATCATTTCGGGCCTGCTCATCATCCTGGGTATATTCGTCATCTTCAAATTTGAAACACAATACACTAAGGGTATCATAGCCGGGCTCGTATGCGCGGTTTGCGCCAGCCTGTTTTCAATCATCAACGCCCGGCAGGTACGGCATTACCAGGCACCAGTCATTGCATTTTACGAGCTTTCGGGCGCCTTTGTATGGATATCAATCTACCTGCTTTTTACCAATGGGTTCGGCCAGTCGATGGCCCTTAGCCGTTCCGATTTCGGTTATCTTTTCCTGCTTGGCACCGTCTGTACTTCGCTCGCCTACGTGGCCGGCGTATCGGTAATGCGCGAACTCTCCCCTTTTCGCGTTGCGCTTATAACTAACCTCGAACCCGTTTATGGCATTATCATGTCGTTCCTTTTTTTTGGTGATATGAATAAAATGACGACAGGTTTTTGGGTCGGCGCGGTCATCATTCTATCTACCATCTTCCTGTTTCCTGTCGCGCAAAAACAACTGACGAGAAGAAAAAAATAG
- a CDS encoding DUF1049 domain-containing protein codes for MRIKTMLIIFITILLTVVIMQNNEPVFFNVLFATYHISKLAMLLLAAAAGFVIGVLVGRPGRPKYIPGQVEDADPKKNQPNTLSDEDRDYIS; via the coding sequence ATGAGAATAAAAACAATGCTGATCATCTTCATTACGATACTGCTGACCGTAGTGATCATGCAAAATAACGAGCCCGTATTTTTTAATGTGTTATTCGCAACCTACCACATTTCGAAACTGGCAATGCTCCTTCTCGCCGCGGCGGCAGGGTTTGTCATCGGTGTGCTTGTCGGCCGGCCCGGGAGACCGAAATATATTCCCGGACAGGTAGAGGATGCCGACCCAAAGAAAAATCAACCTAATACACTAAGTGACGAGGACAGGGACTACATCAGTTAA
- a CDS encoding NAD(P)-dependent oxidoreductase, with protein MKIGFIGLGNMGIPMAKNLIAAGYQLQVYNRTAEKADELEASAITKCNTPAEAAANVTVVISMLADDDTVKESVVGKDGILNTFQKGALHISMSTISPDIAQFLSDQHKAAGSSYLAAPVFGRPEAAAAKKLWVCVSGSKEDKETANPILECIGQGVVDFGEDAGGANVVKIAGNFMIMSSLEMMAEAFTLAEKFNLDRSKVAEFFGSTIFNAPIYQNYGRLIANKQYEPVGFKARLGYKDARLAFKLAQQSETPMPLGTLIHNRLLTAVAKGLGDRDWVEAVGRGVTDDAGV; from the coding sequence ATGAAGATCGGATTTATAGGCCTCGGAAACATGGGCATTCCAATGGCTAAAAATTTAATAGCCGCAGGCTATCAGCTACAGGTGTACAACCGCACGGCTGAAAAGGCGGACGAACTGGAAGCATCGGCCATCACCAAATGTAACACGCCGGCGGAAGCGGCCGCTAATGTAACGGTGGTTATAAGTATGCTTGCCGACGATGATACCGTTAAAGAAAGTGTTGTTGGAAAAGACGGCATCTTAAACACTTTTCAAAAAGGTGCGCTTCATATCTCTATGAGCACCATCTCGCCGGATATTGCACAGTTTCTTTCCGACCAGCATAAAGCTGCGGGGAGTTCTTACCTGGCCGCGCCTGTATTCGGTAGGCCGGAAGCCGCTGCAGCCAAAAAATTATGGGTATGCGTTTCGGGGAGCAAAGAAGACAAGGAAACGGCCAACCCCATCCTGGAATGCATTGGGCAGGGCGTAGTTGATTTCGGCGAAGACGCAGGCGGGGCCAATGTAGTTAAGATAGCAGGGAACTTCATGATCATGTCGTCGCTCGAAATGATGGCCGAGGCGTTCACACTGGCCGAGAAGTTCAACCTCGATCGTTCCAAAGTGGCCGAATTTTTCGGTTCTACAATATTTAATGCGCCTATTTATCAAAACTATGGCAGGTTGATAGCAAATAAACAATACGAACCGGTAGGTTTTAAGGCCAGGTTAGGTTATAAAGATGCCCGCCTTGCATTCAAACTGGCCCAGCAAAGCGAAACACCAATGCCCCTGGGCACGCTTATTCATAACCGCCTTTTAACGGCGGTGGCCAAAGGATTAGGCGACAGGGATTGGGTAGAAGCCGTTGGCCGCGGCGTAACCGACGACGCAGGTGTGTAA
- the ispE gene encoding 4-(cytidine 5'-diphospho)-2-C-methyl-D-erythritol kinase, which produces MIVFPNAKINIGINITGRRPDGYHNIETIFYPVRIYDALEALPGKELRFNSSGLAIPGRAEDNLCIKAYHLIKNDHKLPAVDIHLHKHIPIGAGLGGGSADAAFFIRLIDQQFELGLTTEQKLNYARQLGADCAFFIESKPVFAFEKGDQFEPIKLDLSKCCLVLVMPPAHVSTSEAYRGVKPAEVKYSLYELINEPLKEWRYFIKNDFEESVFKNHAVIRGVKAALYEAGAIYASMSGSGASVFGIFDKTPDLSPLEKTNQVFYNI; this is translated from the coding sequence ATGATCGTATTTCCAAACGCCAAGATCAACATCGGCATTAATATAACAGGCCGCCGGCCCGATGGTTACCATAATATCGAAACTATTTTTTACCCGGTGCGGATATACGACGCACTTGAAGCATTGCCCGGAAAGGAACTCAGGTTTAATTCATCCGGTTTAGCCATACCGGGCAGGGCAGAGGACAATCTTTGCATAAAAGCTTACCATCTTATCAAAAACGACCATAAGCTGCCTGCGGTAGATATTCATTTACACAAACATATCCCGATTGGTGCAGGGCTTGGCGGCGGCTCGGCCGATGCGGCTTTTTTTATCAGGCTGATCGATCAGCAATTTGAATTAGGACTGACAACTGAACAAAAACTCAACTACGCCCGGCAACTTGGCGCCGACTGCGCTTTTTTTATCGAAAGTAAGCCGGTGTTCGCATTTGAAAAAGGCGACCAGTTTGAACCCATTAAGCTTGATCTGTCCAAATGCTGCCTGGTTTTGGTTATGCCCCCGGCGCATGTATCCACCTCCGAGGCCTACCGGGGAGTTAAACCGGCTGAGGTGAAATATTCCCTTTATGAGCTGATAAACGAGCCGCTAAAGGAATGGCGGTATTTTATCAAAAATGATTTCGAGGAGTCGGTATTTAAAAATCACGCGGTTATAAGGGGCGTAAAGGCTGCGCTGTACGAAGCTGGCGCCATATATGCGAGTATGAGTGGGAGCGGAGCATCTGTATTCGGCATATTTGATAAAACACCCGATCTGTCGCCTTTAGAAAAAACAAACCAGGTGTTTTATAATATTTGA
- a CDS encoding thymidylate synthase, whose amino-acid sequence MKQYLDLMKHVLANGTQKHDRTGTGTLSVFGYQMRFNLQDGFPLVTTKKLHLKSIIHELIWFLQGDTNIAYLKENGVRIWDEWADENGNLGPVYGYQWRSWPKPDGGHIDQISKVVNQIKNNPDSRRIMVSAWNVADVERMALPPCHSLFQFYVADGKLSCQLYQRSADIFLGVPFNIASYALLTMMMAQVCNLQYGDFIHTFGDAHLYNNHIEQANLQLSREPRPLPTMKINPDVKDIFQFKFEDFTLENYDPWPHIKGAVAV is encoded by the coding sequence ATGAAGCAATACCTCGATCTGATGAAGCATGTGCTGGCGAACGGCACACAAAAGCACGACCGTACCGGAACCGGCACTTTAAGCGTATTTGGCTACCAGATGCGTTTTAACCTACAGGACGGCTTTCCACTGGTAACCACCAAAAAGCTTCACCTGAAATCGATCATTCACGAGTTGATTTGGTTTTTGCAGGGCGATACCAATATTGCTTACCTGAAAGAGAACGGCGTACGTATTTGGGATGAATGGGCCGATGAGAACGGCAACCTGGGCCCCGTTTATGGGTATCAATGGCGCAGCTGGCCGAAACCCGACGGCGGTCACATTGACCAGATAAGCAAGGTGGTGAACCAGATCAAAAACAACCCGGATTCGCGCCGCATTATGGTTTCGGCCTGGAACGTCGCCGATGTGGAGCGCATGGCGCTCCCCCCCTGCCATAGTCTTTTCCAGTTTTATGTTGCCGACGGCAAATTGTCCTGCCAGTTATACCAGCGCAGCGCTGATATTTTCCTGGGCGTCCCTTTTAATATCGCCTCATACGCTTTGCTGACCATGATGATGGCCCAGGTATGTAACCTTCAATACGGCGACTTTATCCATACATTTGGCGATGCGCACCTGTATAATAATCATATTGAACAGGCAAACCTGCAATTAAGCCGCGAACCCCGCCCGCTGCCAACAATGAAGATCAACCCGGATGTAAAAGATATTTTCCAATTTAAGTTCGAAGATTTCACACTGGAGAATTATGATCCATGGCCGCATATTAAGGGGGCGGTGGCGGTATAG
- a CDS encoding type II toxin-antitoxin system death-on-curing family toxin translates to MIYLRQVIQIHNELINEFGGSKGIRSIDGLEAAIARPYMTFDQNELYPLPEDKAAAVFESLIINHPFIDGNKRIAYFMLRLILLESGLDIQASEMGKYEMTISASKGDLTIDQIKLWIKTKLTKTA, encoded by the coding sequence ATGATCTATTTAAGGCAAGTCATTCAAATTCACAATGAGCTGATAAATGAATTTGGTGGTAGCAAAGGAATTAGGAGCATCGATGGGCTTGAGGCAGCAATTGCCCGTCCCTATATGACATTTGATCAAAACGAGCTTTACCCCTTGCCTGAAGATAAAGCGGCCGCAGTTTTTGAAAGTCTTATCATTAACCACCCATTTATCGACGGCAATAAACGAATAGCTTATTTCATGCTAAGGTTGATTTTATTGGAATCAGGTTTAGATATCCAGGCTTCTGAAATGGGAAAGTACGAAATGACCATTTCTGCGAGCAAGGGAGATCTTACCATTGATCAAATAAAGTTATGGATAAAAACAAAATTGACGAAAACAGCCTAA
- a CDS encoding dihydrofolate reductase: MDKNKIDENSLMTISAIVAIGENNAIGKNNQLLWHLPADLKHFRVITSGHPIIMGRKTFDSVGKPLPNRRNIVVTRQDIKIEGCEVVRSIDEAIDLCKGEDEVFIGGGAEIYRLAMDKTDRIYLTVVHKAFDADTFFPEIDYKKWTETEREDFPADEKNNIPYSFITLERA; the protein is encoded by the coding sequence ATGGATAAAAACAAAATTGACGAAAACAGCCTAATGACAATAAGCGCTATCGTCGCAATCGGCGAAAACAATGCCATCGGTAAAAACAACCAATTGTTATGGCACCTGCCTGCCGACCTGAAACATTTCAGGGTAATAACGTCTGGTCATCCTATTATTATGGGTCGCAAAACTTTTGATTCGGTAGGCAAACCATTGCCCAATCGCCGTAACATCGTCGTAACCCGGCAGGACATAAAAATTGAGGGTTGTGAAGTTGTCAGATCCATCGACGAAGCAATTGACCTATGCAAAGGTGAAGATGAGGTGTTTATCGGCGGAGGGGCCGAAATTTATCGCCTGGCAATGGATAAAACCGATAGAATTTATCTCACTGTTGTTCATAAAGCTTTCGATGCCGATACTTTCTTCCCCGAAATTGACTACAAAAAGTGGACCGAGACCGAACGAGAGGACTTCCCGGCCGACGAAAAAAACAATATACCTTACTCGTTTATCACACTCGAAAGGGCCTAA